The DNA window AGAAATGGAATTAGAACAAATGTTTAATCTAACTCGTGATATATTTACAACCACATTTCGACACTGTGGTTCAATACCTTGCCAAATCTTTCTGTTATATCTGCATCTTTCTCCTGCAACTATCTCAGGGTAAACAAATTCTAAACACAACGAATTAAGACACTAACACCGTCACTTTAATCCTACCTATCCAAAATGTCTCATCAAATTGGAAATGAAAAAATGACGATAATCTCATAAAACCCGAACAGTAGAAGATTTCCATCTCTGTTGGACACTGATTCTCTTTCTACCTCAACTGGCTACCTGCAGTGACCCGTCTCTCATTAATTTTAAGCTCAGACTGTTGAATCTTTCCCGTGAATATTGCCGGGAGGCCTTTCTCCAGTCTGTACCCGCCTTCATCATTGAAGCAAACTCCTCATAACTTATGCGCCCATCCTGTCGTATAAAAGGCCAACAATGTTAACATGACAAATTTATGAGTCATGCAGAAAAATAGAAGACAAACAGTTAGATTATTTATGCAGTGTGTGGCGTAGAGTCATAGACTACTCAAAACATATGCAATATGCTTCAGATGGCCAAGTTACCACGTTGTCACTGAAGAAAACATTTCGACAGGATGCCAACAAAACAAATGTGCAAATGCAACATTATGACAGTCCACCAATACGATAACCAAAAAAAAGTATGTGACAAGATGAAAATGGGCACAAACAAACGGGAAACAAATAATAGTTCAAATGCAGTCACGTAAGACAGAAAGGCCCAAATGGATGTACTAGAGAAATATTTGAGAGTTACATTAGCTATAAGGTTCGCTTTTGGTTCAAGTAAATGGCTGAAAGATATAACTCCGGCACTTAAAAAGGACCATTTTTTATAAACATGTAAGTGGTAGCTTTTCTAACCTTGTCTGTATCGACATCCTGCATGATGGCATTGATGACGTCCTCGCTACAAGTGTCAACTTCATCATTTAAGGATTCTCTCAACTCTTCAACCTCTATGTAACCACTTTTATTTTGATCAAAAAATGCAAAAGCTTTATGTATGTGATCATCATTGCCCATCTTTTTAAGGTGCACTGAAACTGCAACGAACTCCCCATAATTCAAATTTCCATCACCATCAACATCAGCCTGCACAAAATAGTTCTCAGTCAAtcatttatttaatacaaaGATGGAGCATGTGAAACTTTCTTCAATAGACATACTATAGTCAAATTTAGAGCACTTCCATCGGTTAGACAGGGGTAGAGAAGCAATAAACGAAACAAGTTTCAATTCTGCAGTCTCATTTGGCATTGTgttcttaacttaatttaaagTTGCAAGTGAGCACAGATTTTGCAGACCAATCAGTTTAATGGACTCCATTTTCATCGCATTTTCCCAACCAAGAAAAAAGGAGAGATTCATTGGTAATTAGCAGAATAACACTTACAGCATCCATAAGAATTTGAAGATCTGCATCAGGAATTTGTTGGCCAAGCTTTTGTAATCCAATCTTAAGCTCCTCAAGGTTAATCTTGCCTCTTTTGGAAGTGTCCATCATGTCAAAGGCCTCCTTTAAGCCCGCCACCTCCTCCACCGATAAATGCTCAGCTATAACCTATAGATGCAGGCACGCATTTAGTCAAGCTTATAAAATATCTGCATAAAGGATCTTGCAATTATTACTAAAGCCGGAGTAAAAGTTGAGTGAATAATCATTACCCTAAGAGCTCTTTTTTTGAGCTTGTTCATCACAGAAAACTGTTTGAGTCTTGCTTTCACAGTCTCACCCAATGAGACATTTGGAGCTTTCTTAGCATTTTGTAACCAAGGATGTTCTGCACCACAAGGAGTTCATGTAAGTTTTTGATGCCGATCAAGGTATCTCAATATATGCAAGACATTTTATtactaaatcaataaattaccAATCACTTGCTGAGCTGTAAGTCGTAGCTTAGGATCAGGATTTAGCATTTTCTTCACTAGGTCCTTTGCATTTTCAGAAACTTTAGGCCATGGATCCCTCTTGAAATCAATCACAGAGCGAATAATTGCTTGTGCTACCCCTTGCTCAGTTTCTGCATAAACAAGACAATGACTAAAATGAGAAGGAAACCAAAAACTAAACAGTGGAAACTAATTGAGGACAGGTTTGTGCGACTTTCTCCCTTAGGAGATCTTAACCAATAAAGAAAGAGAGAAGTAGCAGTTTGACACTGCATTTGCTTTACTAATTTAGGTTcaaagaaaaggaagaagaaaaatCAAAGGCTTCAAATTATGACTGCCTTATTTtgaacttaatttataattgcCTTGAtgttattttctcaaatatTCTCTGGAGCTAGTTCTTTTACCAACCTTCCAatctaaaattaaagaaaaccaACCTGCCCAAAAAGGTGGGACACCACAAAGAAGAATATAGAGGATAACTCCAGCACTCCATACATCAATTTCTGGGCCATAATTCCGTTTTAGAACCTCCGGAGCCATGTAATAAGGACTTCCTACAATCTCATTGAATCTCTCCCCTGCAGAAAACAAAAGTCTTCAGGCACATAACAAGATAGAATTAGAGCAAACTGATAGCAAATTCTCAACCCACAGCTGAGATGTGCAGTGGTTATCATACAGTGCATTACCAGGTTTAAAGAAGACTGACAATCCAAAATCAATTGTTTTCAGAGGAGCTACTTCCTTCTTATTTCCAAACAGAAAGTTCTCTGGTTTGAGATCACGATGCATGACTCCATGCTTATGGCACATCTGCAGCAAATGAAATGCATACAAGAGAAAATCAGATTAAAGGCCCTAGTTCAAAAGATAGAAGACCAAGAAACTCCTAAACATAGAGAAGTAGAACGACCATTAAGCAACTGTAAGTTTATAACATCCCTTGCAGCAACAATAGAACCAATGTCACCAATTGATATAACAAAGATTGAGAAACTAAAATGCATAGGGATTTAAATATATGGCACAAACAGCGAAAACTTCCCTAATTACTGTCTAGAATCGGAAAAATAATATGCAAGCTAAAAACTGATTAGCATCTTTTAAACCTGAGTTCCATAATAACAGCATCACATTGCGAACTATATCTAAACTTAAAGCAACGACATATAAGAAAACCATGAATGGCACAAATCCAACCTGAACAACTTCCACAATTGTTTTCATAACAGCAGCAGCTGCCCTTTCAGTGTAATGACCACGGGCAACAATCCTATCGAACAACTCGCCTCCCTCGCATAATTCCATCACAATGTGCACAGCATCATCATCCTCAAAAGTATCCTTGAGAGTCACAATATTAGGGTGATGAGGCAAATGTTTCATTATCTCAACCTCCCTTCTAACATCCTCAATATCCACCGCAGTCCTCAGCTTCTTCTTCGATATAGATTTACAAGCAAACTGCTCATTGGTGTTCAAATCGATACACAAATACGTAATCCCAAATTCGCCACGACCAAGCTCACGACCCAGATCATAATGAGTCGAGATATCCCGACCAGTAGGCTCTTTCAAAACCACTAACTTATGATCCATAAATCCAGATCCATTGTTCACAACATAATCATTTCCAAAGAAcggatttttcttattttcattcTTCCCATTAGTTTTCTTCTCAGCTGTAGAGCTAGAAGAAGGAATTGCACAACAATTGCCCATAACTCAGCTCTTCTCtctcaaaaatttaatattttttctaaatttagaaacctggaaaaaattcaaaaaaaaaatcaataaagcaaaacaaaaaaagttTGTCAATTTCTGATACCCAATAGGCTACACAGATGCAAAACATAATAAAGCTATGATCTCtacttttaattaaacaaattaaaaagaaaaacagaatCTCCAATAAAATTGGAAATCTAtccataaaaattgaattttcaaaattttaacaaaattaaaaaaaccaaaatcaataaacataaacaaaattaaaaacccaaatcaattaacaaaaaaaaatcaatacatttaaacaaaatgtagaGCTGGCAGGAGGCAGACCCACCTGAAAACGGCGGTAATCGGAGAAATAAAACCCGACCCAGATGAGATGAGATCGAGAATTTGAGGTacgaatttaaaaaatttaagtttaattaTAAGAAAATGAATGTGGAAGAGATAAGAGAGAGTCAAAAAAGaggtttatttttaataattttctcttttgcAGAGACTCTCTCTCTTTCTCGTGTTCAACGATACAAAAACAGACACACAGAAGAAAGAACGAAGGAACCCTATttgccttttatttttttgattaattaatttcccaaaatacCCAAACGGAAGCTACATTTAAAtgcttttaaaagaaaaatttacatGTGAttgtttttaactatttaagctaTTTTAAAGCCTATTATAAGAAAATGTGGAGAAAAAAGAACAATGAGATAAAATGGTTATTTGATGTATGTTTTATCTGAATTTCGGTTTTTTGTTTAGAAATTAGATGAATTGCTTGTTGTATCAGGTAATACTAACGAGATAATAAAAgtagttttgatttaaaatttatggataagattttataaattatattataatttattaaaataaaattaattatatttgttcATATATTTGAAGAGAATATGAAAAATAGctataaatatgtttttttttcaaagattaATTACCACGTGATTTTATAATTGCATCGTTTACAATTCTCGTCATTTTGACGGACGATGTTAAAGCCAACATTTGTAACTTTTAATTCAACAgtctttcattttaaattttaaattgtttagtcTTCCCGCATTCAATAATTGTATAATTTAGGCCTCGCTTGGTTTGTTTTATAGCAATTCCTGGAAAGTAACTTCCCGAGAAGTGTAGTTCCTGGAAAGTTAACTTCCCAGGAAGTTTGATAAATGTtacttgtttcaatttttacttcccgggaagtacaaaattaattttaatataatatactatatttttaactaaaagacataaatgtcctttgataatttttatattgttaaacaaataattttaatttaaaaatcgagcaagaaataatttaatttttgcttaTTATCTCTTATTTTACGATCCAAGTACTATTTAGcagagtttttaaatattaaaatttaaaaattataattttttatttgaattttacataatataaaatatttaataaaaatatttacttattataaataataattataaaataatataaatatattttttgaaataaataaaaatatttttatatgaattttaaaagaaaaaaagaaaagaattaaagttaaattaggaaaaaccaacaaaaatgTTAGGAAAGTTCTACTTTCTTGGGTTTTGCTAGGAAAGTTACTTCCCTAGTCAAAGGGAAGTCAAACATCCAACTTACCGggaaataaaatgtaaaaattgaaccaaGCAGAAAAAAATTACTACTTTCCGGAAAGTACAACTTCTCTGATCTATTTACCCCCAACCAAGTAAGGTCAATATTGCAAAGATATTGAACCTCACTTTTTGCCATttggattataaatttttggtaactaaaaatatgtcaaaaaatgtatatatagtTATTTTTGATAATGCTTCAACGAATAAAAATTGATGTAACTAATATTTTTGTTAGAgagttatgaattaaattattaaaattgattcACATAATATTAAGACCAAAATTACTCTTTTCTCTATTATGATGGTTCATTTTTTGACCGGAGTATTTTATTTTCTCTGTCAAAATCGAAGAactagagaaagaaaaaaaaagagaaatattagatattaatgtaaTGTAAAAGTGAGGCAGGTCAAATTTAATGTGATGAGTCTATAATTAGGAATATATCATCATTAGATCCAGATCTAAATCTTCTTTTTACTAGTATTTTCTTTATGTTATTAAAAGAAGTACAAATCATTAGCACAATCTCGTGACCTTATGAAGTGTGAatgtaacaaaaataatatatattgacATCACTGTTTTGATTTATCTTAATAATACATACTTCAATTATACTCAATACGCCaattattattcatcaaaaaaaagtttttttaaaaaagatgttGGTACGAACAAACAAAAACTCTATAGATAAATTCAGTGGTGATCAAACTGCCGGTTAAATCGAATTATCGgattatatcaatttatatcagttaaatttgattaaacaTTGATTGATTCAGttaaaaacatttagattagttATAGTAAAAAACAACTATTTTAACGATATCAAACAACTATTTTCACCATATTAATCAACTATTTTCATTTATCTATAGTTatgatttgttatatttttattaatttaaccgAATTAATGCACTAACTCAGTCGGTTTGGAATTACATCTTAGCAATTCAATTGAGTCAGTTAAATCaatgttaattaaaattaataatccaactaatttaattaaaagtattaaataattaaatcgccagatttttaatcaaattggtagtttgtttttttaatcGAATGTGCTAATTGTTGTGTGACTAGTACACTATATGCAAAGCTGCCATATTTTGAGTAGGTAGATAATAGGGTCAGTTATGTCCTTAGAATTGATTGACTTGGCGTTACAGTATTCAAACTTGGTACTCGGCTCGTATGACTTATAATTTGGTCAATTTTTTCAAACTATATATACCCAATAATAAACATGTGAGGCTAAAAgaataggcctaatgtcttaaaaacccccgaccttttagccccttttcaatcataccctgacgttgaaaatttgtcaattttaccctattttgcatttttgtgtttcaattgtaccatgaaaaattaaattaacgtcttttgcgtttgaaaatttgtttaaaaaattctccatgtctcgcatatattgattgtatatttttaaaatttatttaaatttagttaaattaattaagaatttaaattagtgttaatttgattatggtttttagttagtttttaaaaataaaggacttatttgtacttttttgaataaaaaagaatttaatttcatgtttagacttaattaattgaatgatttcatcatttaagtaaaaataataacaaaaattaaaatattggggtacaattgaaaacggaaaattaaaaagtgggtaaaattgataaattttcaacgtcggggtggaattgaaaaaaagtttaaaggtgaggggtttttgagtgattaggccaaaaGAATATTAGTtgctttaaattaaaatattgaattgAACAAACTATTTGTCACAAAATTAATTTCAGGGGATCAGTGGTGCCCAACAATTTAAATGATTCCCGCTTTAATCAATACTAACTATTTTttacagtttataatttaattttaaaaatacacttCACTAGTAgacaaattatattatttcgatttattaagcATAACTTTGCACATGTGATGTATGACCAATTGAAACTAAATCATCAAATTGAACCAACAAAGAGAAAAGAAAGTTCATTTATTGTTTATCACGTAGTAAATAAAACCAGACTCAATTAATTCAATTGAACTGACTTAAATAAAATCCAATTCttcaaaataaactataattagtaaaattaaaatacatttgataataattaataaaagcgACAAATATTCGAGATTCTTCTCTCTTTATATCTATATAGTAAAAGTCCATTACATTTGCAGTACAATTACATAACATATTGATATCAAACTGAACATGATATGTATTTATTTTGCAGGCaacaaattaaatacaaaattattcATATATTCAATCATCAAATCGTAAACCTGCTTTCACACTAGTCTACCCTATTTATAATAGGGAACATGGTTATTTATGCTCCTAACATTTGTCTATAGGATCAAATGAGCTCCTAAAGTCCGAAATGGTTTAAATATGCTTCTAacatcttaaaaagtgaacaatcagACTCCGATTTTGACTCATAATAAATGAGACGTTGGGGGCCTGTTTGTCAAAATTTGGAGGTCttattgttcactttttaagacgttaagagcatatttgaaccttttcggaCATTAAGGGCTAACTTGATCCTCAGGTCAAACTTTAAGGGCATAAATAAACCTTTTTCCTTTATAATATTACACAATGTAGCTGAGGTGGCAAAAACAACAGCTCCAAAAATGCTAATTTCAGGGAAATGGTATAGCTGGAGCCGGGTGTATTTATCTCACGGGTGGGTCAATTACAGTAAGATAGAGAATATTGTAGAAAATGGTGTAAAGTAGGAGTACCGCCCCCAAAATTGCGAGTACAGACCCGGACACCTCTGGCGCTTGTTCAGTTGTTTCATCTCTTGTTAATTTCACATTTGAAGCTGCAATCACATTTCCACTACAATTACATCCTTTCATTCCATTCTACGTTTTGTACACTTTACTTCATTACattataaatgagtttaatatCAATTTACTCCCTGAATGTGCACATAATgatcaattaaactaaaattagcTCTTTAATCAATTAGTATCATGAACTTGTATTTTTATGGATTAGTTCAAATTTTAATCCACATACTCAGTCATTTAATCCTTAAATTGTTTTCAAATTTGACATATTTACTTATTTAGTCTCAATATAGAATCTTTTCATTCATCGaatgaacaaaataaaacaaaactcgtgactttgattaaaaatattttcaaattagtATTTTGGCTCTCATTTTGTCCCATCGGCTTCAAATTGTTCAATAATTTTTCATCACCTTATGATCCAATTAATTCTTTTTGTATCACTGTTGAAGGGTAAAACAAGCAAGGGTATCAATTTTAAAGCTATAaacttagttttatttattttttgtgcCAAGGGGGAAAATGAACCTTATACTAGTATTTAGTCTGattgataaaaattaacaagttcaaatatcaattaatgaaaaaataaataattaatttggtGTTAATTAGCATGCATGCAAAAATAATACTTAAGGCCTTGAATCTAGAATGGAACACAATAGATAAGCCTTCACTTGCCGAATTGAACAACAGAAGGTCCAATTATGACAGTATACTTCTTTAGACGACCAAACCAGATTAACATAACCAAAATCAAGATTTTAAATATACCTTTAATTTTTGGAGGACTGATTTTTTTGTTGGAGAGGTCTTGAAGCTGCCGGTCGAGTTGCTGAAGAGCTTCTTGGGCCTTAATTGGGTCAATCTCAAATTGCTCAGAATCTTTATCCACCGCACAAACCATCCAAGACTGGCTGGTTTTTGCTATCTTCAAACCGTGGTGGCTGACCCATACTGGTCTGGTCTTGGTTTTTATGGTTAAAGAAAACTGGGGAAATGGGAATGGTTGGATAGTGGAGAAAACCATTTCATACTAAGCAAACCTAAAAATTGAGTTTCACAGTCTGGTTTTGATTCTAACAATGGTGTTGCTATTGCTAATGTTCCAACTTCCAATGGAAATGAGAGTCATCTGGATTAGATATTGACATATTGTTATTTATGGGCATCATTGTCATTTTGCTCACTCATAAGTAAAAATATCTATCATTTCTTTAAAATTGATATACTTTATTTTAAGACCTAATAGCGTTAAAATGTCAtactttttcaactttttttaaataaaaaaattctttataaCTCTTCATTCGTAActaatgagttataactcaaatgttaTAAACGCTGAACAATAAACTTGTAGGTCGTGAGTTTAAATCCTCCCACAAGCATTTCTCCCAATGATCAAAAAATAACTTTTCATAAGTGACAATATTTCATTcctctattttttttcaaaagtgtatatttcaaaaaataaaatttaatccatCCATTCTTTGTTTGCCACGTCAAGTGGTACAAAACGATGAGTTATATAGCATTAGTTTTAAAgattaatctaaatttttaaaaaactgtaaatctatcaaaatttattaacaatataaatttatccatttttaaaagatttatttaattatgacaACAATAGCAATTGATGtgaaaagttttttaaaaaatgaaaggaACAATAATACCGCATGTtttggataaattaattttaaaaattatcaaattaatttggCAAATTGGATATATTTATGATGAGTTAGCCAACTTAAAACAAAGTtaaagtttcttttaaaatttgtatagaTTTTCAAAAGTTGAAAAGATTTGTCTTTTCAATACTATTATgacttatttttataatgttagATGTCgagttttatatataatttttttaaaaattgatatatttacTCATATAATTCGTCTCAGCATTAAAGTTtcacttaaataattaaaatacagtaataaaacaataattaaactaCGATGCATCTTAagattagtttttattttctataaaatatttttttattcatttatcaTGAATTTTTATTCAATATGAAATTGGTAATGCGCGTATGTATAAAACAAATtagaaaagttttaaaaaaactttatatataaaaaaattaaattcatttaccaacaaacgtttataaaataatagaatACACGtccaatttatttataaaattatacaatttagtgtttttttagAAATGTGGACATTTcacataaatttattaataatttttataagaacCTGTCCCGTATCACCTTctttttagctttattttcaGCGGTACACACTTTTGTGATACCTTTACATCtcatactttttttatatatcaaaatgataatttttagttttttaattttaaaaatattaatttttttgcttaaTACGTTTAACGTATgtcttttatctatttttattaatttttgtatttttagtgGATTTTgtaatagtgtatttatggtgtatttagtatttttatagtataaatACATCAACATTTGTTGTATTTACGGTGTAAATACACTAGCACTTATTGGTAGAAAAAAAGGACAATATTAAAGaaggaaaaaataaagaaaaattgcaAGAGGAAGATGACTATAATTTTTAAGGACAGATTTTCaacatattataatttttaaatatttataatattttaagcactatttatttatattttaaaaatttaaataatatttaatacatagttgataatttattttttaaaacagttaatgttcaagatttaatatatatatatatatatatatatatatatatatatatatatatatatatatatatatatatctaataATTTCCAATAGTTACAGCTATTATAcagatttatttaattcaacacttaaaaaaaatcagcaattattattataagtatcgtaaaaagttaaatattttacaTACTCATATAACTAGTTATTTTATACACTTTacatgtaaaaatttaaaatcataaaaatccaatgatgtaaattattaattactttTTATAGAGACAATATGAGAGaaaaaactaatcaaatttcTTTGGCAAAAGAAGAACCTAA is part of the Mercurialis annua linkage group LG3, ddMerAnnu1.2, whole genome shotgun sequence genome and encodes:
- the LOC126673676 gene encoding calcium-dependent protein kinase 8-like, coding for MGNCCAIPSSSSTAEKKTNGKNENKKNPFFGNDYVVNNGSGFMDHKLVVLKEPTGRDISTHYDLGRELGRGEFGITYLCIDLNTNEQFACKSISKKKLRTAVDIEDVRREVEIMKHLPHHPNIVTLKDTFEDDDAVHIVMELCEGGELFDRIVARGHYTERAAAAVMKTIVEVVQMCHKHGVMHRDLKPENFLFGNKKEVAPLKTIDFGLSVFFKPGERFNEIVGSPYYMAPEVLKRNYGPEIDVWSAGVILYILLCGVPPFWAETEQGVAQAIIRSVIDFKRDPWPKVSENAKDLVKKMLNPDPKLRLTAQQVIEHPWLQNAKKAPNVSLGETVKARLKQFSVMNKLKKRALRVIAEHLSVEEVAGLKEAFDMMDTSKRGKINLEELKIGLQKLGQQIPDADLQILMDAADVDGDGNLNYGEFVAVSVHLKKMGNDDHIHKAFAFFDQNKSGYIEVEELRESLNDEVDTCSEDVINAIMQDVDTDKDGRISYEEFASMMKAGTDWRKASRQYSRERFNSLSLKLMRDGSLQVAS
- the LOC126671269 gene encoding uncharacterized protein LOC126671269, which codes for MVFSTIQPFPFPQFSLTIKTKTRPVWVSHHGLKIAKTSQSWMVCAVDKDSEQFEIDPIKAQEALQQLDRQLQDLSNKKISPPKIKASNVKLTRDETTEQAPEVSGSVLAILGAVLLLYTIFYNILYLTVIDPPVR